A stretch of DNA from Vanacampus margaritifer isolate UIUO_Vmar chromosome 1, RoL_Vmar_1.0, whole genome shotgun sequence:
GCCCCGGCGCTAATCTCACCTGGCTCTCTGTGCCGTCGTCGGTGGACTCGTAGAGATCACTGATGGCCACAAACCTGCAAGAAAGGAATCCCTGGCTGTGATGCTTCTGCAGCCAAACGTGGACGCAAGAAAACCGACTGACTTAGCACGCGACGGAAGAGGACGGACTTACTTTTGGTCGATGGGCTCCAGCAGCTCGAAGGCGGGCTGGATCTCGGACTCGGGATCGCCGGTTTCCACCGTGGTGCTGACGATGGCGATGTACTTCCCCTGGGCCGCCACGTTGTGGGCGTAAGAGATCATGCACACGTAGATGTCTGCACAAAGCACGGCGATGATGATCAGATGGCCGAAAGGGACGCCGGGACGCCATGTCGCTGTTGAGTGTCGCTCACCGGAGTTACGGTTGACCTGATTCTGAGGGATGATGATCTGGCAGGAGTTGGCGTCGTTGGTGTTTTTGATGGGATGGCTGAGGATGCAGATGACGCGGATCACCTGGCCCGCCTTGCGCACGCGCTCGGGGATGTAGCTGGGGTCGCAGATCAGCTGCTTGCAACGAGCCACCTGCAGCAAAGGAAGCTCAAATCATTCCCGTGACTTTCTCTTGGCCGCAGTGTTGATCCATCATTGGCAGtggatagaaaaagtctacacacccctgttcaaatggctaggtttaattttaaagaaaagaaaacaagaccAGTATAAATCATTACAAAGGTTTTTCACTATTAATGTGAGCTTTTATCTATGgctgttcgataccacttttacCACTACAGGTAGtatttttgatatataaaattacaCTGCTGCATTATAGTGCCAACGACTGCCAAGGAGGACTTacttaatgtcttttttttccccttaagtaTCGGTGGCTGGTATTAGCAGCCCCCACGAGTACCCGatgcttcaaaataaaacgcAATACCAATACTTACCCATCCCTACCTTTAACTTTTACAAGTCAATTGAAAAcaagtttttcattttctgagTGAAGGTAAACCTAATTAAGTGAGTtgatgtggttgcaaaagtgtgcgcACCCTCTTAGAAATGGGATGtgatagtgtttaaaattaaacaatccgattttaaatgcatttagaGTACTTTAAGTTTtgatttaacttttgaaaacatgctaatGGCCCTGGGAAGTCCTTGAATTTTCGGTCTCTCTCTCGGCCTCTAACAatctaataatcggtatcggtatcTCTACTTTGGAACTGTTGATCATTCCCCGCACCTCGACTAAGTCAGCATGTCTATACCTCGCCTTCAGACTTGACGCCAATCACGCGGCCGTCTTCAATCACAATTTCATCCACTGGCTTGTTGAGCATGTAGGTGCCTCCGTAGATGGCGCTCAGTCTGCGGACAGTGAAAAGGGAGCGTTCAGGCACGCATCCGCATTTGCATCCACACGATCCGTAGCAAGCAGCGGATGAAATGAGCGTTGTCACCACACCTGGCAAATCCCTGCGGCAGCTCTCCAAGGCCGTACAAAGGGTAGAGGTACGGGCTCCTCCCGTAACGCGCCAGCGACTCGCTGTACAGTTTAATTCGGTTGATGGTGTCCAGGCAAGGGGAATCCAGGTAcctgaccacacacacacaccaaacagCTTGATGTCAGCTTTAACACATTCGCTGCCATGGACGTTTATATCCGCCAACTGAATTACTATCTTCGAGTATGTTTTTCAACAGGCGTGCGTGGAGGACGTTCTTGTCCTATTTGTCTGTGAAATTCAAGCTTCTCCATCACTGTAATATTATGCATTACTTGATAGAAGATCAAGATTAGGCGTTGAATTTCGGCTCCTCCCATCGATGGTGAGGGAGAGAAATAGAGGAGCAGCAATTAACCGATTCATTGGCAACTATTTTGACAACCGGCAATGGTCTAACTTCAAATTGACAAATAAACTGCATagattgttatgacttatgttATGCATAAAATAGTGTATTTAGGTGGAAGAGAATCATGGCGCTCTTACTCATCCGTCCTGTAGAGGGCGAGGGCGTGACCAGTAAAGTCAATGACGTCCTGGCCCAGGTCAAACTTCTTGTAAACGTCCCTCATGGTGGTGGTCTTGGGATCCACGCCCTCAAAGGTCTTGGGGTCATTCTCATCAAAGTTGGCCACGAAGACCAAGAACTTGCGGAAGCGGCGCTTCTCAAACATACCCATCAAATCTGGAAATTGAAACGCAAACGTTACTTTTGAGGCGACACTTGGCGGCGGCGTTTGAGGGATTTTGGCTTACTTGAAGCTAACGCCTCGGTCTCGGTGGACGGCACTTTGTAGATCTTTCCTCCCTTGTAGACGAAGCTGCCCTCCACCACTTTGAAGTCCAGGTAGCGAGTCACTTCTGTGTAAAGCAGCATCTTCACCAGCTGACCTGCGTTCACAAACACAAgccactcactcactcaattAGATTACTCAATGGTCAATTTAATTAGtgactaataataatatagaatgataattaaataaaaatgaatacataaatacattaaaaaatatatagtatataaacataatttataattataattaattaaattaaataaatgtaataattttttcattaaacaattttagaaaaaaatatgagaagcggaact
This window harbors:
- the gdi1 gene encoding rab GDP dissociation inhibitor alpha; this translates as MDEEYDVIVLGTGLTECILSGIMSVNGKKVLHMDRNPYYGGESSSITPLEELYKRFSLPNSPPESMGRGRDWNVDLIPKFLMANGQLVKMLLYTEVTRYLDFKVVEGSFVYKGGKIYKVPSTETEALASNLMGMFEKRRFRKFLVFVANFDENDPKTFEGVDPKTTTMRDVYKKFDLGQDVIDFTGHALALYRTDEYLDSPCLDTINRIKLYSESLARYGRSPYLYPLYGLGELPQGFARLSAIYGGTYMLNKPVDEIVIEDGRVIGVKSEGEVARCKQLICDPSYIPERVRKAGQVIRVICILSHPIKNTNDANSCQIIIPQNQVNRNSDIYVCMISYAHNVAAQGKYIAIVSTTVETGDPESEIQPAFELLEPIDQKFVAISDLYESTDDGTESQIFASSSYDATTHFETTCNDIKEIYKRMTGSDFDFENMKRKQNDVFGEDERADEQ